In the Enterococcus rotai genome, ACATTTACCAGCACTTGCACAAGTAAAAGAAGTCGAAATGGTTGCTTTTTGTGACCTAATCAGTGAACGAGCAGAAGAAGCAAAAATGCACTATGGGGCATTAACAGCGAAGACATTTATCAATTACCAAGAAATGCTTGAAGAAATGGACTTGGATGTGGTTCATGTTTGTACACCAAACAGCACGCATGCCGAACTATCAATCGCAGCAATGGAAGCGGATTGTCATGTGATGTGCGAAAAACCAATGGCAAAAACGTCTGCTGAAGCGCGTAGTATGATCGAAGCCGCAAGTGAAACAGGAAAAAAATTAACAATCGGTTATCAAAATCGTTTTAGAAAAGATGCAACGTATCTACATGAAATTTGTGATGAAGGCGAGTTAGGGGATATTTACTTTGCGAAAGCCCATGCCATTCGCCGTCGTGCAGTGCCAACTTGGGGTGTTTTCCTTGATGAAGAAGCCCAAGGTGGCGGACCGTTGATCGATATCGGGACTCATGCGCTGGATCTGACGCTATGGATGATGGACAATTACAAACCAAAATATGTGGTAGGAAAAGCTTATCATAAATTGTCTGAAACAGAAAATGCAGCCAATGCTTGGGGCTCTTGGGACCCTGAAAAATTCACTGTTGAAGATTCAGCATTTGGCTTTATCATGATGGAAAATGGCGCGACAATCTTTTTAGAATCGAGCTGGGCGCTAAATAGTTTAGACGTAAAAGAAGCCAAAACCACTCTTCACGGTACGAAGGGCGGAGCTGATATGAATGACGGATTGACGATCAATGGCGAAGATCATAGTACACTTTTTGAAAAGAAAATCGAATTAGAACCAGGCGGTGTTGATTTTTATGATGGAGCCGGCGACAAGCCGGAAGTGTTAGAAGCACAATCATGGATCGATGCAATCATCAATGATACAGAACCTGTTGTTAAACCTGAGCAAGCTTTAGTTGTGACAGAAATTCTTGAAGCAATTTACAAAGCATCCGAAACGAATCAACCTGTATTTTTCAATTAACTCAAGATTATCTAGCTTCATGAGCTAGCATCTCGTAAAAAAGATAAAATATGAATGTGACAAAAAACATCACAGTCATATTTTCCTATTTTTCGTCGATGCTAAACGGCTCATTCAGCTTCTAAATTAGGGGGAAAAAACGATGATCCAAGTCACAGTCTGGAATGAATTCCGTCATGAAAAAACAGATGAAGCTGTAAAAAAGGTTTACCCAGATGGCATTCATCAACAAATCGCACAATTTTTAAAGGAAGATGATTTTTCTGTGCGAACAGCTACCTTAGATGAACCAGAGCATGGCTTAACAGAAGAAGTTCTAGCAAATACCGATGTCTTGATTTGGTGGGGACATGTTGCCCACCAAGAAGTTTCTGACGAGATTGTGCAACGCGTCTATCAATGTGTGTTGGAAGGGATGGGCTTAGTCGTCCTTCATTCAGGTCATATGTCAAAAATTTTCATGAAACTAATGGGCACATCATGCGATTTAAAATGGCGAGAAGCACAAGAACATTGCCGCATCTGGACTGTAGCGCCAAGCCACCCCATTGTTGAAGGAATCGGTGAGTATATAGAGCTTGAAAAAGAAGAAATGTACGGTGAACATTTTGATATCCCAACACCAGATGACTTGATTTTTATCAGTTGGTATCCAGGCGGAGAAGTCTTTCGCAGTGGTTGTACCTACCATCGTGGTAACGGAAAGATCTTTTATTTTCAGCCAGGTCATGAAACGTATCCTTCTTATTATAATAAAGAAATCCAAAAAGTAATCAAAAACGGTATCCGCTGGTGTCAACCAACGCAAAATGCTTATCCAAATTACGGGCACCATGAACCTTTAGAATCTATTACAAACAAGAAAGGAAATGAACAATGAAATTAGGTGTATTTACTCCATTATTCAATAATTTAAGCTTTGAAGAAATGATCGATACAGTCTCAAAAGCAGGACTAGAAGCAGTTGAAATCGGCACAGGCGGCTCGCCAGGAAATGCTCATTTAGATATCGATCAATTATTAGCAAGTTCAGAGGCTAGAAAAGAGTATTTAGCGAAACTTGCTGACAAAGGCTTAACGATCAGTGCATTAAGCTGTCATAATAATCCTATTTCTCCACTAAAAGAAACGGCCCAAGAAGCAGATCAACTATTGCAAAAAACGATCAAACTAGCTTCTTTAATGAACGTATCAGTCGTCAATGGCTTTTCTGGTGTCTCAGGAGGAAATGCTACCGATACCCAAGTCAATTGGCCCGTGTTACCTTGGCCAACAGAATACGATGATAACTACAATTACCAATGGGAAAAGAAATTGATCCCTTACTGGAAAAATATCAATACCATCGCAGAAGATGCTGGAGTGAAAATCGGCATCGAATTGCATGGCGGTTTCTTATGTCATACACCTTATACGATGTTAAAACTCCGTGAAGCCACAGGCAAAGCAATCGGCTGTAATTTAGATCCAAGTCATTTATGGTGGCAAGGCATCGATCCAGTAGCTGCAGTAAAAATTTTAGGAGAAGCGGGTGCAATTCATCATTTCCACGCGAAAGATACGTATTTAGATCAAGACAACATCAATATGCATGGACTAACGGATATGCAGCCATATGGGAATGTCAAAACCCGTGCGTGGACGTTCCGCTCAGTTGGATGCGGTCATGATTTAAAAGTTTGGTCAGACATTATTAGCGCACTTAGAATTTATGGATACGATTATGTTTTAAGTATTGAACATGAAGACCCGATCATGTCAACAGAAGAAGGCTTAAACAGAGCGATTACTAATTTGAAAAGTATTATGATTAAAGAACAACCTGCGGAAATGTGGTGGGTATAATTAAGGAAACAACGCTCCATATAGTAGCCTTGTACTGTTCAACATCGACTCACTGTGTTCCTCGTGGTTCACAGCAAAGCTGAACGAAGCGTTTAGCTCTCAAGAAACCAAGTAGGTACTGAGCAACATCAGTTCATTGCATTCACTGTGTTTTACAGCAATTAGGAATCTGAATGTGGAACGCTTTTTGTTCCATATGAAGATTGTCTATTTTCCTGGAGAGCTGCTTCGTGAAGCTGGATGAAACAAAAGCTGAGTAGGCTGCTCAGACTTTGAGCAGTAGAATGAGAAAAATATAGCGATGCTTTTTATCGCGGATTTTTCTTATCTACTGTCGAAAAGTCTAGCCTGCAAAGCTAGACGTCAAAGAGAAGAACGCGACTGTTTCTGATCAATTTTCTCCCCATCCTACAAAAATTACCTTCTTTAATAGAAAGGACTCAAAAAATGACAGCAATCAATTTTGCCGTAATCGGCTATGGCGGGATGGGTTCATACCATATCCATAATATTATGCCTAATGAAAACGAACGAATCCATGTCGTTGGAACTTACGATATTTCAGGCGAACGTCAAAAAATTTCCAGTCAACACAAGCATAAAATCTACCATTCACTAGAAGAAGTCCTAACCGATGAAACGATCGAAGCAGTGTTGATCGCTACGCCAAATGATTCACATAAAGATCTAGCAATCCAAGCTTTGAAAGTTGGAAAACATGTTGTCTGTGAAAAACCAGTCACCATGAATGTAGAAGAATTGGACGAAGTGCTAAAGGTCGCTAAAGAGACAGGTCAAACCTTTATGGTTCATCAAAACCGACGCTGGGACCCTGATTTTTTGATCACACGAGAATTATACAAAAAACAACAAATCGGAGAATTATTCCAAATCGAATCACGCGTTCAAGGAGCAAATGGCATCCCGGGTGATTGGCGTCATGAGTTAAAACATGGCGGCGGTATGCTTTTAGATTGGGGTGTCCATTTATTAGATCAACTATTATTTTTAGTGGATAGCCGAATCGAAAAAGTATCTGCCGATTTAAGCTATATTCTTGGCGATGAGGTGGATGATGGCTTTATCACGTATATTATTTTTGAAAATGGCATTCGAGCAATTATCGAAGTTGGGACAACTAATTATACAAAATTACCTCGCTGGTATTTAAAAGGAACCCAAGGAACAGCCGTCATCCAAGATTGGGATCTTTCTGGTGAGATGATCGTTGATTCAGGCAAGAAAAATATCCAAGCACCAAAACCAATTCAAGCAGGCGTTGGTTTGACTAAAACCATGGCGCCACCATCAGAAGAAGCAACCGAGACGGTAGCATTACCCAAGGTTACTGCAGAATATGACACATTTTATAAAAATTTTTACAAAGTTGTTAGGGAACAAGCAGAACCCGTAGTTAAAAATGAAGAAGTCCGTCAAGTGATGGTTCTGATCGAAGAAATCTTTAAAGCAGCAAAAAGATGAATCAAATGAACGAAATAGCTTCATCCTAAAAGTAAAGTTCCCTAAATAGGGTACTTTACTTTTTTTTAGACTAAGCATAAAATATTAAAGAGCGGATTTAGGAAGAAGAAAAGGGAGAGTATTTGTGAAAAAAAAATTACAATTATTTAAAAAGAAACCAATTAAGTATTCATTGATCATAGTTGGAATGATTTTGTTGGTTTTTATCAGCAACTTATACTTACAGTGGTGTCAAAACGAATTATCATTTGATTTAGTAGCTAAATTTGCTTTTTCTTGGCATACTGAAAAATTTATTTTAGGTAGTCTAGTCTTGTTGCTATTTTTATTATTTCTATGTAGTGTAGCAGGTTCACTAATACTTGGAAGTGTCCTGTATGCAATTACGATCGGAATTTTAGGCTTTGCAGATTATCAAAAAATGTTTTACCGAACTGAGCCGATTTATCCAGATGATTTAAAAATGATTACGGAATTTGGTTTATTAAGAGAAATGATTGGAACGATTCCTTTTGTTATTATTATATTGATTGCAGCAATCGGTTTATTCTTTTTCGGCAGAGCCATTTATAAAAGCCGTCTGTTATCGAAAAAATGGCAGATCATACGAATCTCAGGCATAGTTATCACAGCAGCACTATTGCTGTATGTCAGCGATTTTAACAACCCAAATAATTTATTAAGGAAAGCCTATAACAAAACAGCGTTATGGATTCCCTATAGTCAAAAAATGAATTATTACAATACTGGATTTATGGGTGGATTTTTGTATAACTTAAAAGTTGATGCCATGGATAAACCAAAAAACTACTCAAAAAAGACCATTGAAGACATCACGACTAAATACACAAAAACAGCTCAAGCAACAAACAGTTTATCTGAAGAAAAGCCAAATATTATTTTTGTGATGAGTGAAAGTTTTTCAAATCCGCAAAATTTAAACGGTGTGACCGTCAATAAAGATCCTTTAAAAGAGTATTATGATATTGCAAAAACAACCTATAGTGGTCAAATGCTCTCGCAGAATTATGGTGGGGGAACAGCGAATATTGAATTTGAGGCACTGACCAGTTTCTCCATGGAATTATTCAATCCTCAACTGACAACGCCATACACAATGCTGATCCCTAAAATGAAGGAAGTTCCGTCGATTGTTTCGTTATTGAATCAGCAGGACTATCAAACAACCGCGATTCATCCTTATAATACATCGATGTATAAGCGTAAAGATGTCTATCAGACGATGGGCTTCGATCAGTTTATCAGTGAAGATACGATGAAATACACAGAAACACTTGAAAATAATCCTTATATTTCTGATGAGTCGGCATATAAAGAAGTATTCGATTTATTAAAAGAGGATCAAAAGCCGCAATTCGTTCATTTGGTAACGATGCAAACGCATATGCCATATAGCGATAAATACAAGAGCTCAGATTACTCTTCACAAAGTTTAGGAAACAAAAAAGCAATCGATAGCTACATGCAAGATGTTGCCTATAGCAGTGAAGCATTGAAACAATTTACAAGTTCATTGAAGGAGCTCAAAAGACGGACATTAGTTGTTTTTTGGGGTGATCATTTGCCTAGTATTTACTCAGATGAGATCAAATCGGCTAACGATGAAGTAAAAATACACCAAACGGAATTCTTAATGTATGACAATCAAGGAAAACTTAGCGAGAGAAACATACATGATGCAGTTACAAGTCCTTTTTACTTTACGCCTTCATTATTTGAACAAAGCGGCATGCAAATGACTGGTTTTTATCAATTGCTATCTGAATTAGAAAAACAAGTTCCAGCTTTTGAGAAAAGCTTCTATTATAAGGATAAACAATGGAGTAAAACACTTGCTCTAAATAAAGCACAAGAAGAATTATACGAAGACTATCGCTTGATTCAATATGATATTGTTTCTGGAGAAAATTATAGCTTAAAAACAGATTTTTTTAAATGAAACAAATGAGGTGAAAAGGAGTAAACGATGAGCTTTAAAAAGAAAGATAATCAAACGTATTATAATCCGATTCGTCGTGCCGTGTTGAACCACCAAATGATTCAACCAGGTGATAAAGTTGCAATTGGGATGAGTGGTGGCAAAGACAGCACAAGCTTGTTGTATTTTCTAGATATGATCAGCAAGCAAAAACGCTTAGGCTTTGAATTTGAAATCGTGCCGATCACATTAGCTATGGGGTTTGATATGGATATCAGCCCTTTGCAGGAATTTGTGGAAGGATTAGGGTATGAGCTGGACATTGTGCCGACTAATATTGCCCAAGTTGTCTTTGATATCCGAGAAGAACGCTCACCGTGTTCGCTTTGCGCCAAATTACGTCGAGGAATTTTGTATAAGCGTGCCAAAGAAGTTGGCTGCAATAAAGTGGCTTTAGGTCATCACCTAGATGATGCTATCGAAACGTATTTTATGAATTTTCTATTTCACGGTCAAATGGCTAGCTTTGATCCGATGAGCTATTTATCCAAAACAGATATCACCTTGATTCGCCCTTTACTTTATCTAGAAGAAAAACAGATCATTCAGTTTGTTCAAAGAGAAGAGCTCCCTGTGATTTTCAATCCATGTCCTGTTGATAAGAAAACCAAACGGGAAGAAATCAAACATCTTGTAAGTGGGTTAGCCCAAAGTTACCCTGATATTCGAGAGAAATTTATCATGGGGTTGGAGCAAGGGACATCTGAAAATTTTTGGACAAAGTCACTGCTATCACCTGAGTGAAAAAAGGAGTACTATGAAAAAAATTATTGTGTTGTTTTTGTTGGTACTTGGTGGTTGTTCGAAAATAGAGCCATCGAAAACTGAAGAAGTAAACCCTAAAGCAATTGAAAGCAAACAAGTCGAATTTGAATTTAAAGGGAAAAAATTGCTCATTACGAATCACTCGGAAAAGATTATGACATTGATAGAAACTGATACAACCTATTCTATAGAAGAAAAGGGAAAATGGCAGACGATCGATCAAATTTCAGGTTCGCTTTCAATTACGTACAATGTGTTAAGTAAAGAAGTGTACGAATACGATCTTACCAAAGAACTGTCGGAAATTGGTACCAATAAAATCAAAGTGACAGTTGTTTATACCTTTGAAACTGGTGATGAAACAAACCAATATGAAAAAGAGCTGATCTACAAAGAATAGCAGGAACTGCAAACTATTGAAACACAAAAAGACCACCTGAATATCTATCAGATGGCCTTTTTGTGTTTATGAGGGATCGACGCATTTTGCTAGTGTTTCCTTAATAGAGGCAACCACATCATAATGTTTCACATTCAACGTAGGGAAGGTATCATTAGGATCTAGATACAAATCATATTCCTGCATCATCGCTGATTTTGTCGAATGAATACCATGTTCCAAACCAGCTTTTGCCGCTTCAGCATCAATACCTTCGTAAATGGCTTTGACATCATTATAAGAAACGACTGGGACTGCTGTATCTTGTCCTAAAGCGTCGACCATCATTTGATAAAATTCTTGATATTTCATATTGGTATCACCAATTGCATACGTGCTGCGGTGTGTCCCGTTTTCCATGGCACCAACGGCGGCCTCAGCAACTTGTTCAACAGTTACCATTGCAGTGCCGCCTTTTAGTGCTGGGAAAACATCTTGACCTTTGATTTGTTCTGTAAACATTTTCCATAGCGGTTCACGGCCTGGCATTGTACCGAAAATATAAGGCAGACGTAAAGAGGTTACAGTCATGCTGCCGTCACCTTCTGCAAAAGCTACTTGTTCTTGTAATAAGCGCATCATTGGGTAAGCCTCAAGTGTTAAATTTGATTCAGGCAAACGCTCAGCGAATTCAGCAAAGTAAGAGCCAAAAACAACAAAATCTTTCACACCAGCTTCTTTAGCCAAGTAAGCTAAACGTTGAGTAGGCAATACATTTGCTTCGTAGAAAAATTTAGACGCAGGTTTTTTCGGAACGACACGTTCGTCTGCTCCAGCTGCATAAATAAAACCAACACAACCTTCAAGCATGGCTAAGATTGCTTCATCTGTCATATCATTGATATTTCCCAGAGTGACTGAAACATCACTAGAAAATAAATCCTCAGCTGGCATTGGCGGTAAAGAAATCGTAGCGACTTCATAGCCTTTTTTCAATAATTCTTCCGTTGTATAATACCCTAAAAAACCAGTTCCACCTAACACAAAAACTTTTTTACTCATGAGTAAAACCTCCTAAAATCTATTTGTGATATGAATCACATGTACAACTATAGTATAATCGTAATGAAGAGGAAATGTTGGACGCGAGAAATACAATTCTTATCCTAAATGAACAAAGGAGTGGTGTTATGAAAGCAAGTCTTCCTTATACTGGAACTAGTTACTATGGTTTTGAATTAACAAAAGCTGATTTTATTGTAAGAAACGAACGGTACAAAACTGCAACGGCTAAGACGAGCCGTATGACTGTTCAATTTCTTTTTATAAAAAACGGTTCTGGAAAAGTTCAGATCAATAATCAAGAATACCTAGTGGAAAAGGGGAGTGTACTTTGGCTATTTTCATATCATGTGTATCATTTTGTTGAAATTTATGAAGAAATCCAAGCCATCACTTTTGACCTTTCTTTAAATGTTTTAATGTTGTCCTCCTTGACTACCCGTTCGGTTGAACAGCATATGAGTTTTTTTGAATATTGGGACACACCTGTTCTTAAATGTGAAGAGAAGGACTTTACGTATTTATTAACGATTTTTACCCATGGACTGCAAGAATATGAGCAACAAGAGCGACTCTACGATCTATCGTTGCTTGCGGATTTATATCAAGTAATTGTCTGGTTTGAACGAACGGCAAGACATCAATGGACTCGTGAAAAACCAATTCGTGAGATCAGCTCCAAAATTTTGTTATATGTTCATTTTCATTATAGAGAAGAGTTGCTACTCAACGAAATAGCGGATAAATTTAAAAGTACACCGCAAACGATCAATCGAGGACTAAAGAAATTAACGGGAAAAACATTTGTAGAAAATCTGATTGACGTTCGCATCAATAATGCTTTAGCAATGTTAAAGTTTGAGGAGCTAGATATCGCTTTTATTGCTGATTTTATCGGCTATCGGTCAGTTCCTAGTTTTAATAAACAATTTAAGGCTATGACAGGTTATTCACCTACAGAAGTTAGAAAAATTAGAGCAACTGATAAGAAAATGAATTCGTTTCGTTTTCAAAACAGTCTCCCCTTTGAAATCTATACGTATATTAATCAACACTATAGTGAACCAATTTCAATTCAAACCGCAGCTAAATATTTTTATTCTAGCCCAACTAAAATCGATCAAATCGTCTTGGATGAGTTTTCAATGACCTTTAATGCGTTGGTAGAATATAATCGAATGTTATTTGCCCGTTCTCTTTTATTGAGCTCATCTAAAAAGATCAGTGAGATCGCTGAAGCCTGTGGCTATCAGTCGATTCGCACCTTCAACCGGAATTTTTTAACTTTTTGGGGCAATACGCCGAAAAAATATAAAGAACTGCTGACTAATAAATAGAAGAAAAAGACAGAATAACTAGTTTCTAAAAATCAACTACTTACTCTGTCTTTTTCACATTAAATGAACGAATTTATTTTCCGTTCCAACCTTTTAGGAAGCCTTTGGCAATTTGGTCGGAGTGTTCAAAGGCTTGTTTGGCAAGATAACCACCGATAGGAATTAATAAAGCTGCTGGCCCAATGCCACCTTTAATATCTTTTAGTTTTTTTTCTGAAATCACTTTTTTCAAAATAATCATTCCTTTCAAATTATCCTTTGATTGCTCCATAGATTCCTTTTGCAGTACAAACAGGATTCGCAAAATTTAAAGAAGATAATGAACATTTCGTATAGGCTCCTAGGCCAACGCCATAACGTTCCCAAAAACCATCATTACTTCCACCACAAATCTTTTTTAATTCTTGCTCGTTCAATTCTTTTTTGATCATTTTCTTACCTCTTTCTTTCATTTTTTATTTTTACTTCCTCTCCAATAAAAGTAGAGAGTCAAAGTTAAAACGATTATTGTAATTCCGATAAAATTCGTTAATAAAAAGCTATCGATTCTAAAATAAATCGATACTGTATCATTAATCCAATCCGCAATAATGTAACTGATTATGACACTTATTGTTTTTTCAGTAATAGAAGCTATGTCAATTCCTTTTTCAACTATTTTTATTATCCTGATCCTTTCGTTAGAAGTCTTTTTCAATTGTTTTGTTCTCCTTTCGACGATCGTTGATTCTTCATACTGGTACGGCCCTTTTTTTTGCGAGACCTTGCTACATACTTGATTATATAGTGGCTTATTTAATTTGTGTTAAAAAGATCCTGAATACTGTTGATTTCATTCTTGAATGAGCTAAATAGCACTTTTCATTCATTCGAGAACGATTTAACCGTGGTTCAGGAAGTTTTTTTATGTTATATAGAAATTGTGTCATACTAAATTTAGTAAATTCATATAGGGAGGGAAAACAAATGGATATCAAAAAAATTAAGAATGTAAAAAAATGTTCCGATAAACAATTATTGGTTGTAAGAGGAGGAACTAATTTATATAATGGAAAACCAATTTCTAATGTTGCACAGTGTGTGTTTTCTTTTTTCAAGAAATGTTAAATAGTGATTCTTTTTGATATAATTTAATCAGGAGGGGATCACTTGATTAATATTAATACAAAAGCTTACATATTAAGGATGATTGTGGATCTTTTTTATTTATACGGGTTACTTTTTTATATTAATAAAAATGACTACACTAAGAAAAAATTAGCGATCATCTTTATTTTCCTACCAATAACCTTTATTTTCCAATTATTTAGTGGTCTGGCAGATATGATTCCTATTTTGAGCAGTTATTTTTTATTAAAAAGAAACGGGAAATTTAATCATATTCTTTTAAACAAGCTTACTTTATGTATGCTTATAAATGACGTTTCATCAATCGTAAGCTCAATTATTATGTATTTTGGGTTTTCACATGGTGGAATAAAAGGGTACACGTATATTTTTATTCAATTGATTTTGAAATTGTTTCTACTATCACTTTTTATCATGTTATACAAAAAATTACATGTTAACTCAGTAATTGAGCATTATAGCTCCGAATTAACATCAGTTCTGATGATTTATCTATTTGCAGTTTCTTTACTTGTCTCATATGCGGCTCATTATTATGAGGCATTTGATCAATTTATTATGGGAGTGACGGGTTTCATTATTGTTCAAACTATATTTGTTATCTTATTTTTTATCCGAATCACATTAAGGCAAAAAGAGAAATACGAACAACAATTAGAAAAACAAGAATTGATTAATTTAAAAAATTATACAGACCAATTAGAACAGAATCAAGAACAATTATCAAAATTCAAACATGACTATAAAAATATTTTACTAAGTCTAAAAGAGGCTTCAGCGAATAGTGAAAATCAGGTGTTCTTTGAGCAAGTGCAAGAGTTGGAAAACTATTCGAATCATTACATTTCAACATCGGATTTGAACTACGGTCACTGCCAAAATATTAAAAATATGTATTTGAAAAGTCTGATTATCTCTAAGTTTCATGAAGCAAAGAAACAACAAGTTTACTTTAAATTTGAGTGCTATGAAGTAGTCGAAAAAATTCCGATGCCGATTTTTGATTGTATTCGTGTTTTAGGTATTGTTCTTGATAATGCAATCGAAGCGACAAGTGAAAATGAAGAACGTACAATATCGTTTATGATTCATCAAGATAATTATCAACTGGAATTTTATATTGAAAATTCTTTTCAAGATCTAGATATTCCTCTAAACTCTCTACTAAAAAAAGGCTTTACAACTAAAGGAAATCATCAAGGTTTAGGATTGAGTACAATTAAGGATATAAACAAAAAGAATAAGAATATGTTTGTTCAATACCAAAAAGATCAATATAAATTTTCCACTCAGATCATCTTGATTTGGGAGTAAGGGAGGCAGTATGAGTTATCCGATTATTATTTGTGAAGATCAAATTATCCAATTAAATCAAATTGAGACTATTATTCAGAATTTTATTCTCTTTCATAATAATCTTTTTCAAATTACCTTAAAAACACAGAGTCCAGAAGAAGTAAAAAAATACCTGCATAAATTTAAACCAAAGCAGGGAATTTATTTTCTGGATATTGATTTAAATCATAAAATGAATGGGATCGAACTTGCAGAGGAGATACGATCACATGATGTACAGGCAAAGATTATTTTTA is a window encoding:
- a CDS encoding EntF family bacteriocin induction factor encodes the protein MDIKKIKNVKKCSDKQLLVVRGGTNLYNGKPISNVAQCVFSFFKKC
- a CDS encoding sensor histidine kinase; translation: MININTKAYILRMIVDLFYLYGLLFYINKNDYTKKKLAIIFIFLPITFIFQLFSGLADMIPILSSYFLLKRNGKFNHILLNKLTLCMLINDVSSIVSSIIMYFGFSHGGIKGYTYIFIQLILKLFLLSLFIMLYKKLHVNSVIEHYSSELTSVLMIYLFAVSLLVSYAAHYYEAFDQFIMGVTGFIIVQTIFVILFFIRITLRQKEKYEQQLEKQELINLKNYTDQLEQNQEQLSKFKHDYKNILLSLKEASANSENQVFFEQVQELENYSNHYISTSDLNYGHCQNIKNMYLKSLIISKFHEAKKQQVYFKFECYEVVEKIPMPIFDCIRVLGIVLDNAIEATSENEERTISFMIHQDNYQLEFYIENSFQDLDIPLNSLLKKGFTTKGNHQGLGLSTIKDINKKNKNMFVQYQKDQYKFSTQIILIWE